The proteins below are encoded in one region of Lactuca sativa cultivar Salinas chromosome 3, Lsat_Salinas_v11, whole genome shotgun sequence:
- the LOC111914355 gene encoding pentatricopeptide repeat-containing protein At5g42450, mitochondrial, with amino-acid sequence MGSIFKSLSVIRNPIKSFVGFIEANISILRHCSKQRLITEGQVLHGHLYKIGISSHRHVAVKLLIMYLDFRRSFEVDQLLKDYEGFDMIVHNCLISANVDWGNIDEARKLFDEMPERNEVSWTALISGYLKYGRVDESMWLFQRNPFQNVISWTAAISGVLSNGMHSKSIELFLEMLRSGVNPNNVTFVSIVRASTEMGNFSLGMTLLSLAIKLGYEDDVSVCNSLITFSLRLGKMEMARGVFERMGKRDVISWTAILDMYVQMGNLEEARKVFDEMPERNEVSWSAMISRYTQKGYAKEAIKLFRQMIENDIAPNSSCLSSAINALANLKALHSGKNIHAHVMKLGMSNDVFVSSSLVDLYGSCGNTKDGRLVFDNIKNKNAVCWNSMISAYTSNGNLEEAKKLFDQITMKNIGSWNSMVSGFLGNEEYDKVLEVFNDMLLLGQTPDVSTISSVLCACANLTSLHKGKNLHGKALKLGFQHDVFVNTALVDMYAKSGDIENSKRVFNKMHEKNEVSWTAMIQGLAENGFGEESLELFEEMEKMSSIKPNELVLLSILFACSHCGLVNKGLYYFNSMEKLYMIKPNERHYTCVVDMLSRSGRVKEAEDLIMSMPCEAEVSAWGALLSGCKTYGEDEIAERVGLQIQEMVEKKSCGYVLLSNVYASSGRWSEVMKTRNLMKERGLKKSGGCSWIEVRNELHLFYSQDGSHMDLNGIYVILELLKFDMLILEH; translated from the coding sequence ATGGGGAGTATTTTCAAAAGTCTATCTGTTATAAGAAATCCAATAAAAAGCTTTGTTGGCTTTATTGAAGCCAACATTTCAATCTTAAGACATTGTTCAAAACAACGTTTGATCACAGAAGGCCAAGTTCTCCATGGCCATTTGTACAAAATTGGCATTTCATCACATAGACATGTAGCAGTCAAATTACTCATCATGTATCTAGATTTCAGAAGATCATTTGAAGTTGAtcaattacttaaagactatgaagGGTTTGATATGATTGTTCACAATTGTTTGATATCTGCCAATGTCGATTGGGGGAACATAGATGAAGCACGCaagctgtttgatgaaatgcctgaAAGAAATGAAGTTTCTTGGACTGCTTTAATTTCTGGGTATTTAAAATATGGTAGAGTGGATGAGTCCATGTGGTTATTTCAAAGAAACCCTTTTCAGAATGTAATTTCTTGGACAGCTGCAATTAGTGGGGTGTTGTCAAATGGAATGCATTCAAAATCAATAGAACTCTTCTTGGAAATGTTAAGATCCGGGGTAAACCCTAATAATGTTACGTTTGTTTCCATTGTAAGAGCTTCTACTGAAATGGGGAACTTTTCATTAGGAATGACCCTTTTGAGTTTAGCTATTAAACTTGGATATGAAGATGATGTGTCTGTTTGTAATTCTTTAATAACATTTAGTTTAAGATTAGGAAAAATGGAAATGGCTCGTGGAGTCTTTGAAAGAATGGGGAAAAGAGATGTGATTTCTTGGACAGCAATCTTAGATATGTATGTTCAAATGGGAAATTTGGAAGAAGCTCggaaggtgtttgatgaaatgcctgaAAGAAATGAAGTTTCTTGGAGTGCTATGATCTCAAGATACACCCAAAAAGGTTATGCAAAAGAAGCAATCAAACTTTTTCGCCAAATGATTGAAAATGATATTGCCCCAAATTCCTCTTGTCTTTCTAGTGCTATTAATGCTTTAGCTAACCTTAAGGCATTACATTCAGGCAAAAACATTCATGCCCATGTCATGAAACTAGGAATGTCAAACGATGTTTTTGTTAGTAGTTCATTAGTTGACTTATATGGTTCATGTGGAAACACTAAAGATGGGCGTCTAGTGTTTGACAATATCAAGAACAAGAATGCTGTTTGTTGGAATAGTATGATTAGTGCCTATACCTCAAATGGAAATCTAGAAGAAGCTAAAAAGTTATTTGATCAAATAACCATGAAAAACATCGGATCATGGAATTCGATGGTGTCAGGATTCTTAGGAAACGAAGAATATGATAAAGTTTTAGAAGTTTTCAATGATATGCTACTTTTAGGTCAAACACCCGATGTCTCCACCATTTCTAGTGTCTTATGTGCTTGTGCAAACTTAACCTCATTACACAAAGGAAAAAATCTCCATGGAAAGGCCTTGAAACTCGGGTTTCAACACGATGTATTCGTGAACACTGCTCTTGTTGACATGTATGCAAAATCGGGAGATATCGAAAACTCTAAGAGAGTTTTCAACAAAATGCATGAAAAGAATGAAGTTTCTTGGACTGCTATGATTCAAGGGTTAGCAGAGAACGGTTTTGGAGAAGAGAGTCTTGAATTGTTTGAAGAAATGGAGAAGATGAGTTCCATTAAGCCAAATGAGCTTGTTTTGTTATCAATCTTGTTTGCTTGTTCTCATTGTGGACTTGTGAACAAGGGTCTTTACTACTTCAACTCAATGGAGAAATTATACATGATCAAACCTAATGAGAGACATTACACGTGTGTGGTGGATATGTTGTCTAGATCAGGGAGAGTGAAAGAGGCGGAGGATTTGATCATGTCAATGCCATGTGAAGCAGAGGTGAGTGCATGGGGTGCTTTGTTGAGTGGGTGTAAAACATATGGTGAAGATGAGATAGCAGAGAGAGTGGGATTACAGATTCAAGAAATGGTGGAAAAGAAGTCATGTGGGTATGTGTTGTTATCGAATGTTTATGCTTCAAGTGGGAGATGGAGTGAAGTTATGAAAACTAGGAATTTGATGAAGGAGAGAGGGTTGAAGAAGAGTGGAGGGTGTAGTTGGATTGAAGTGAGGAATGAGTTGCATTTGTTTTATTCACAAGATGGATCTCACATGGATTTGAATGGTATCTATGTAATCTTGGAATTATTGAAGTTTGATATGTTGATTCTTGAACATTGA
- the LOC111914357 gene encoding sirohydrochlorin ferrochelatase, chloroplastic: MVVELNCTTPSNLNIKSLCLNYGNKKIPTSTKFGKKGNPRLSLQTRSCLGNGNGGVRSNGIGKRDGVIIVDHGSRRKESNLMLNEFVAMFIAKTGYPIVEPAHMELAKPSIQDAFHACVEKGANRVIVSPFFLFPGRHWHQDIPSLTAEAAKDYPDVSYLITAPLGLHSLLLDVVDDRIKHCLSHIAGDAEECAVCVGTGKCRLH, translated from the exons ATGGTAGTTGAGTTGAATTGCACTACACCATCCAATTTAAACATCAAAAG tttGTGCTTGAATTATGGGAATAAAAAAATCCCTACATCAACTAAATTTGGAAagaaaggaaaccctagattgaGTTTACAAACAAGGTCTTGTTTGGGAAATGGAAATGGTGGTGTTAGAAGCAATGGGATTGGAAAGAGAGATGGGGTGATTATTGTTGATCATGGGTCACGTAGAAAGGAGTCCAATCTTATGCTAA ATGAATTTGTGGCAATGTTTATAGCGAAAACCGGGTACCCAATTGTTGAGCCTGCTCATATG GAGCTAGCAAAACCATCAATACAAGATGCCTTTCATGCTTGTGTTGAAAAAGGTGCAAATCGTGTGATAGTAAGCCCATTCTTCCTCTTCCCAGGGCGACACTGGCATCAG gaTATTCCTTCCTTAACTGCTGAAGCTGCAAAAGACTATCCAGATGTCTCATATTTGATAACTGCACCTCTTGGACTACATTCACTTCTTCTG GACGTAGTGGATGACAGAATTAAACATTGCTTAAGCCATATTGCTGGTGATGCAGAGGAGTGTGCAGTTTGTGTGGGAACAGGAAAATGTCGTCTTCATTGA
- the LOC111914356 gene encoding chaperone protein dnaJ C76, chloroplastic produces the protein MSAFPIFRLPEVLNPVITTHQRHGFNRPKFPVSRCCMRNPAETRRNGGNYYELLGVSVDSNFKEIKESYRKLQKKYHPDIAGQEGHEHTLLLNEAYNVLMKDDLRKDYDASIGHVRVGFVGDSLDMGYSSWNGPFRPQALFVDEKACIGCRECVHNAHNTFIMDEIIGCARVNVQFGDDDTSIEVAVDSCPMNCIHWVEREELAILEYFNIPRPKQGHGVFGQGWERPQNVFMAAKTFQKQQQSQSQQKNVRCDVEQETEAQAQARESASLKLEMEKFSGLWEWVKKISAF, from the exons ATGTCGGCTTTCCCAATATTCCGGCTGCCCGAGGTGTTGAATCCGGTCATAACCACTCATCAACGCCATGGATTCAATCGTCCAAAATTCCCTGTCTCAAG ATGTTGTATGCGAAATCCTGCTGAAACACGAAGAAATGGTGGGAATTATTACGAGTTGCTTGGCGTATCTGTAGACTCCAATTTTAAAGAAATAAAAGAATCCTATAGAAAATTACAAAAGAAATACCACCCTGATATTGCAGGCCAAGAG GGTCATGAACATACGCTTCTACTGAATGAAGCGTATAATGTGCTAATGAAAGACGATTTAAGAAAAGATTATGATGCTTCAATTGGCCATGTAAGGGTCGGGTTTGTTGGAGATTCATTAGACATGGGTTATAGCTCGTGGAATGGACCATTTCGCCCTCAAGCGCTCTTTGTCGATGAGAAAGCTTGCATAG GGTGCAGAGAGTGTGTGCACAATGCCCATAATACATTCATAATGGATGAGATTATTGGATGTGCTCGAGTGAATGTTCAATTTGGAGATGACGATACTAGCATTGAG GTAGCAGTGGACTCATGCCCAATGAATTGCATCCATTGGGTGGAAAGAGAAGAGTTAGCTATACTTGAATACTTTAACATCCCACGACCTAAACAAGGCCACGGTGTATTTGGACAAGGATGGGAAAGACCTCAAAATGTCTTCATGGCAGCCAAGACTTTCCAAAAACAGCAACAATCTCAATCCCAACAAAAAAAcg TAAGATGCGATGTGGAACAAGAAACAGAAGCACAGGCACAAGCTCGAGAAAGTGCAAGCTTAAAATTGGAGATGGAGAAATTTTCGGGATTGTGGGAGTGGGTGAAAAAAATATCGGCTTTTTAG